Proteins encoded together in one Schistocerca americana isolate TAMUIC-IGC-003095 chromosome 8, iqSchAmer2.1, whole genome shotgun sequence window:
- the LOC124544590 gene encoding lithostathine-1-like → MWPSSLFVSALLLATRAAGSVTSVTGSRQRRYVCPDMFVRNGNSCYYLSRFMATWHDAHFNCRDMGSQLARLEKKWEDRNMRAYLNRTELARLERWIGGIYDWESRMWIWGATGQRVVYHGFSRRRPGENHRWHCIVLDPTMFYKWGTRNCYARKHYICETPLKKIKPPQPIATVVPDTDKPFGRGRGRGRGRGRGRGRGQGQGQGRGRGRYQGRQSWRRKTATTLSPVPVRPLLDNNL, encoded by the exons GATCAGTCACCTCAGTGACAGGATCTCGCCAAAGACGCTACGTCTGCCCAGATATGTTTGTCCGCAACGGTAACAGTTGCTACTACTTGAGTCGATTTATGGCAACTTGGCACGATGCCCATTTTAACTGCAGAGACATGGGAAGCCAACTGGCTCGCTTGGAGAAAAAGTGGGAAGATCGCAACATGCGAGCCTACCTCAACAGGACTGAACTTG CACGCCTGGAACGATGGATAGGAGGTATTTACGACTGGGAGTCACGCATGTGGATATGGGGTGCAACTGGGCAGCGTGTGGTATACCACGGCTTCTCCAGACGACGCCCTGGAGAAAATCATCGATGGCACTGCATAGTTCTCGATCCCACCATGTTCTACAAATGGGGTACACGCAACTGCTACGCACGGAAGCACTACATTTGCGAGACGCCACTGAAGAAAATCAAGCCACCTCAGCCAATAGCAACAGTAGTTCCTGACACAGACAAACCATTCGGCAGGGGACGAGGGAGGGGTAGAGGGAGAGGTCGCGGAAGAGGCAGGGGGCAGGGGCAGGGCCAAGGGCGCGGCCGCGGTCGCTACCAGGGGAGGCAGAGCTGGAGGCGCAAGACGGCGACTACCCTCTCCCCTGTCCCTGTGAGGCCACTACTTGACAACAACCTGTAG